TCTTAATTCTTCAGCTATGGCCTTTTGTTGTTCAATGAAAATCTCTTCTTCAGTTAATTGTTCACTGATAATTTTCTTTTCAATGTATTCCTGATTTAATTTCTGATAATGATTCCACAATGTGAATCCGATAGGGTCTTTTGCAAAATCTTCTTGTTGTGCTTGAAGATATCTGATTGCCTCAGGAGTTGATAGTTGTTCTTCCAAAATTGATTCTGGTGACAAATCTCCTTTTACTTGAAATTCAATAGATGCAATACCTGTTTTTCCATCCGGTGCATTTCCAACAATATTTACAATATATGTTCCAGGAATTTTGTTGAAATTCTCTAACACTACTCTGAATTGCCCATGTTCGTCAGTTACTGTGAATATTGAACCTTGGCCCGACCTGATGTGAACTTGAGCAAGATCTACTGGTTTTGAGGCATGGTCTACAACCACTCCTGTAATGATTGGTGATTGGCCTTGTAGAATTGGCCCATTTTCAATATCTGCAATTATGATTAAATCCCATAACTCTGCATCTGATTCTGAAATTACTGGTACTACCATCAAAATTGTAATTATGCCTATAATTGCGAACTTTGGATTTAACACGAATCAGCCTTTTGAAATTTACAGTTAAGACAAGGGATGAAGAAAAATTTGCTTTCTTTCAACAATATTTGAGCAATTTATTGACTAAGAAGAAATTCTTCCTAATTCCTAAATACTTTTTTCTATTTTATGAGGTAAATTGGATATTTTTGGACTAATTGGACTATCTGTAATACTTTCAGGCTTGTTGATAGGATCTTTTGACTCTTTTGCACAGTCAAATCCATGTCCAAGCTGCGTTCAGATTTCTCCAGGGGATGTAGAACTATACAAAGAATTATTCCCTTTGACAATTTGGACTGATTCTAAAATATATGATCATGATTCTTTGATTACTGTCTCAGGACATCTGAGGCCTGAAAACAATGTGGCACCAATCCTTGTAGTGGTTACAAATCCTATTGGAAATATTGTTACTGTGGACCAGGTAACTCCTGATTCTAACGGTGACTTTGAATTCATGCTGAATACAAAAAGCTCACTTTGGAAACAAAATGGTGATTA
Above is a window of Nitrosopumilus sp. K4 DNA encoding:
- a CDS encoding carboxypeptidase-like regulatory domain-containing protein, with the translated sequence MLNPKFAIIGIITILMVVPVISESDAELWDLIIIADIENGPILQGQSPIITGVVVDHASKPVDLAQVHIRSGQGSIFTVTDEHGQFRVVLENFNKIPGTYIVNIVGNAPDGKTGIASIEFQVKGDLSPESILEEQLSTPEAIRYLQAQQEDFAKDPIGFTLWNHYQKLNQEYIEKKIISEQLTEEEIFIEQQKAIAEELRQQAIEEFNPSYGVFSGYKYEDYVKSLDPEIKDTVASQLNFTKNLFEEAQLLKQEVLNNGGTQEEAMNAYFEKLSVSKNALENFGYETIEIQNNTDTETIQNKEETTEEIQEESKDEIENESVETNLDGTNVKVDFDGKKIFVNVNGTTIEFIVNSTGVYQVE